AACCAGAGAGGTGTTCATAACCATAGCTAGCCACTTGCTTTGCTGAACACAGAAAGGTTTCAATATTAACTACATTACTGAAACAGTAAAATCATAGTCTACACCACTTCCCTTTTCAGgaacattgaaacattttggATTTCTACTGGAATGTTTCCTCAAGAGTTCATCATTCGCTTTGCTGAATCTATGAAGATTTCCCTTGTGACACTGCACTCTTATAACGGTATGAAATATTAAGTGTACATTAAAAAGGTACTTTGTCTAAGGCCTGAGTATAAGTTAATTATTGATACTATTGGTTgatcatatttaaaatgtattttttcttgttttcagtGAAGACTCTTAAAATTGAGAAGAGCATCTCAGATGATGCCACTGACTTTGAGCCTATTTCAGAAAAACGTAAGAAAAGCCATATGGATCCACGGTGAACCTTAAGTCTACCTTTAAAAAAAGTGTTGTAATTTTCATTGCACCTCGTTTCAGAATTAGAACACATCGAGGGGCATCTTCAAACGACTGATATTCCAGTGAGTTGATTTCCTGTTCTGATCTGAGTAGTGCTACTTCGTGGCTTTGTATTCAGGAATTTAGCTGATGCACTTATTCAGAGACACAGTAGAGAAGGCACCCATGTTCATACTATATTATAA
This portion of the Esox lucius isolate fEsoLuc1 chromosome 13, fEsoLuc1.pri, whole genome shotgun sequence genome encodes:
- the LOC105006365 gene encoding intraflagellar transport protein 25 homolog, with product MIDHALSSLGAQVVLATSCDEKHPPENIIDGNIETFWISTGMFPQEFIIRFAESMKISLVTLHSYNVKTLKIEKSISDDATDFEPISEKQLEHIEGHLQTTDIPLNGLTVTHLRFIVTSGFDHFVSVHRISIE